The following coding sequences are from one Cervus canadensis isolate Bull #8, Minnesota chromosome 4, ASM1932006v1, whole genome shotgun sequence window:
- the RPS23 gene encoding 40S ribosomal protein S23 produces MGKCRGLRTARKLRSHRRDQKWHDKQYKKAHLGTALKANPFGGASHAKGIVLEKVGVEAKQPNSAIRKCVRVQLIKNGKKITAFVPNDGCLNFIEENDEVLVAGFGRKGHAVGDIPGVRFKVVKVANVSLLALYKGKKERPRS; encoded by the exons ATGG GCAAGTGTCGCGGTCTTCGTACTGCCAGGAAGCTCCGTAGCCACCGACGAGACCAGAAGTGGCATGATAAACAGTACAAGAAGGCCCATTTGGGCACAGCCCTGAAGGCCAACCCTTTTGGCGGCGCCTCTCACGCCAAGGGAATTGTGCTGGAAAAAGT AGGAGTTGAAGCCAAACAGCCAAATTCTGCCATCAGGAAGTGTGTCAGGGTTCAGCTAATCAAGAATGGCAAAAAAATCACTGCTTTTGTACCCAATGATGGTTGCTTGAATTTTATTGAG GAAAATGATGAAGTTCTGGTTGCTGGATTTGGTCGCAAAGGTCATGCTGTTGGTGACATTCCTGGAGTCCGCTTTAAGGTTGTCAAAGTAGCCAATGTCTCCCTTTTGGCTTTATACAAAGGCAAGAAGGAAAGACCAAGATCATAA